In the Arachis stenosperma cultivar V10309 chromosome 8, arast.V10309.gnm1.PFL2, whole genome shotgun sequence genome, acctcacttggacacgaagaaaatgttgggagatccaagccttctccgttccgagttaggtagttcccgacctctctgagattcatcttttttagtatttttggctttgcttgttttggtggaatttctgttgtggtaatccttttcttttatttctgcagagatgtcttctcaggcggattccatgaagtatcttcgtcggacgaagaagtctgtggccgctcagaatatcgaggctgggggggcttctgcccgatcttctccggagaagactactgtgggtgtcactactcggtcaaagactattccgactccccagttccgagctataaatcaagatcctccgacctctggacctgctacctcttctcctccttcgtcctcgggtcctcctcccaagaaacagaagacctctcaagagcctgcgggttttaacgacaaggatttcgatgctcttggttgggttgaacagcatattctccctcagacttttatttctactgatgatgtgtctatggagcatcattttcagtatatggcgcggagctgtgtccggatggctagtcttcatgccgctattgcccgggagttcaagaaatcccctattggtgcgaccagttcccgacttgagaaagctcagtctgagttcgagaGAATTAGTaaactgaaggctgctaggattgctgagctggaggagtctttggagaaggagaaagctaaagctaccgcggctgtggcggcggcgagttcgtccgaggagatggcgaaggcggcgaaggagaattatactcgggcacttgccgagcttgtggagacaaaggagaagttgcaatctgctcaggatgatttttacgagctagaagggcatgtggctaagggtatggatgctatgtatgaaaatttgaaggctcaggtccgggttcttgctcctgacctggatctgagtttattcagtacggataacgttgttgtggagggaaagattgttcctgctcccaacgaggatgaggttccggcgtccgaccccaaagttccggtgtccgaccccaaagttccggttgtgaacccaacttcacctttggccggggatggatctggtgtggaggttttaaatcgagatgacggtgccgtcgatgctgtcccgatttctatgtttcttccgcagccttctgttgacgtggcgtccggaaaggatctttgattctctgtaatcctttttatcttttcgttttttgcccggcctgtgggctcttttgtttttggatggtttctgtgaacgctttggacaccttttttgcttttagctacttgtagtaactttttagcttattatgcggtgtttttgttcgcgttttgactttttgctcctgcttttatgctttttagttgtttttggataacaaccttttagctagcgcttttttctctaaaacttttgttttttccttttaatttcgttttttcgcttgtactttttagttgttttttgtatagcaactttttagtaagcgttttcgaaatctttgttttcgccgttttaaggcttccttctcgggtccgggctttttctcggacctcgggttgggcggtcgagtacaccctttgttgggtccgactttgtcattggtcggccttttaagttatttttgtaatctctttttatttggctttttgagcctttttcagagttactttataacttctcacattaatttgaacctcgtcgcttttatcttttgccgaccttgtgtggtctctcggcaatgatttttttgcgttttgtcgagcataaattaatgcgccttggcggggtactttttcaggatttgtttcatcacgaggaagaacaaaggaaaatagaaaaatttgattagtattaaaaaagaaagaatatttacagagtgtttacccttgactaggtcgggtgccttacttgaccgggtgtctcattaaaaaacccttgtagggaaaaagagtacacctcgggtcaaatttttctagctgtagtaccgtcttagattataggcgtgccaggtcctggcagctcattgccttctaggtcggatatcttgtagtagcctgttcctaagacttctgttaccttgtagggtcccttccaatttgcagctagcttcccttctcccgacttttgtgttccgatgtcatttcggattagaatcaggtcgtgaatggagaaacttcgttttattactttctgattgtatctgagggccgttcgccgttttaaggcttcttctcggatccgagctctttctcggacttcggggaggaggtcgagttcttccttttgtgcctgcgggttaccttcttcgttgtagaagatgactctgggtgacccttcatctatttcgataggaatcatggcctccattccataagctagtcggaatggtgattctcccgttgtagagtgtggagttgtccgatatgcccatagcacctgggggagctcctcggcccatgcccctttggcttcttggagtctccgttttaacccggccaagatgactttatttgcagcctctgcttgtccattggcttgcgggtgctcgactgaggtgaattgctgtttgatttttagttcggccaccaagttctgaaaacttgtgtccgtgaactgtgttccattgtctgttgtgatggagtaggggactccgaaccttgtgacaatgtttttgtataggaatttgcgacttttctgagccgtaatggtggctaagggttcagcttcgatccactttgtgaagtagtcgacccctactatgaggtatttgacttgccccggtccttgggggaacgggccgagtaggtcaagtccccattttgcgaagggccatggtgcggtgatgctgataaggtcctcgggtggtgctttgtgaaaattggcgtgtttttggcaggggggcatattttcacaaatttcgttgcgtctctttgcagggtcggccagtagaacccggctcggactactttcttggataatgcccgagctccgagatggttcccgcacatgcctccgtggacttcttcgaggacgctctttgtttctggggtcgggacgcacctaaggagggggtttgagaatcctcttctgtataatacgtcgtgaattagtgtataattctgggcgtcttttgtgagtcttttagcttcttttctttcggcggggagagttcccgacttcaggtagctgagtatgggggttatccatccttgctgttggttggatatatttagcgtttcttcctctcttagcacggagggagattgtaaggtttcctggaggagacttctgttgttgcctccgggcttggtgctggcaagctttgagagggcgtctgcccgggcgttttgttcccgaggtatgtgctggatctgtgtCTCcggaaagtggcgtaattgtgcctgtgtttggtccaggtattttttcatagttgggtctttggcctggtagcttccatttacttgtgatgtgacgacctgggagtcgctgaagatcgtgattttctgggctccgacctcttcggctagctttagacctgctagtagggcctcgtattcggcttggttgttcgaggcctggaactcgaattttagggataattctatccgcgttccttggtcgctttcgagtataaccccggctccgcttccagttttgtttgaggatccgtcgacatacaggttccatgagagtggggttccaggggtctcagtgtattctgcgatgaagtcggctagatactgagattttatggcagtccgggtttcatagtggaggtcaaactcggacagttccaccgcccattgcagtattcgtcctgccaggtctgtttttttggaggatgtgtctcatgggttggtttgtccggactttgatggtgtgggcttgaaagtagggacggagcctccgagctgtgaacactagggcgtaggcaaatttttctatcttctgatagtttaattcggccccttgtagtgccttgcttacgaagtatatggggtattgtccttggtcattttctcgtattaacgctgaagcgactgctcgatgtccaaccgagaggtatagtacgagttcttctcctttcaaaggtcgggttaggatgggtggctgcccgaggaattctttgaattcttgaaaggctttttcgcactccggggtccatgagaagggtttccctttctttaggagtgagtagagaggtagtgactttatcgctgatcctgccaagaatcttgatagggcggctagccttccattcagttgttgtacttctttgacacacgtcgggctcttcatattgagtattgcttggcatttgtccgggtttgcttcgatgcccctttgagtcagcatgaagcctaagaactttccggcttctgcggcgaaggtgcactttgtcgggttaagtctcatgttgtgttttctgagggtgccgaagacgctggtgaggtcggtcagcaagtttctgtcttcttgtgtctttaccagcatgtcgtcgacgtacacctctagctgtagtccgatgtgctctgagaacactttgttcattagcctctggtaggttgcccctgcgttcttcagcccgaagggcattactacgtagcagtagtttgcccttggggttatgaacgaggtcttttcttggtcgggtccgtacatcgggatttgattgtatcccgagtatgcgtccatgaaggagagatatctgtagcctgaggctgcgtctactaaggcgtcgatgtttggtagtggatatgggtctttggggcaggctttgttgaggtctgtgtaatcgacgcacatcctccattttccgttgggcttttttaccaggaccacgttcgcgagccatagggggtattttacttccctaatgaaccctgcatctagcagtgcttgtacttgttcttctattgcttgcatgcgctcgggtccgagcttccggcgtctttgttggacaggtcgggatcccgggtatactgatagcttatggcacatcaggtcggggcttatgcctggcatgtcggaggctttccaggcgaagaggtcggagttctcccttaagagggttatgagttccttttttaggcctgcttcgaggtttgctcctatgtttgttattttttcaagtgtgttcccaatctggactttttcggtctctccctctggttgtggccgaagatcttctcgggtttgaactcgtccgagttctattgtgttgacctctttcccttttaggcttaggctttcgttgtagcatcgccgcgctagtttttggtcgccttttagggtagcgattccttttgcggtagggaacttcatacagaggtgtggggtcgagactatagctgccagtctgtttagggttggtcgcccaatgagggcattgtatgcagaagtgacgtcgactataatgtagtcgatgcttaatgttttagattgctcgcctcttccaaaggtagtgtgtagcgagatgtatcctaagggatggatcggagtatcccctagcccaaataggtcggtgggataggcctttagttctttttcttcaagtccgagcttgtcgaaggccgctttgaacaggatatctgctgagcttccctggtcaatcagggttcgatgtaagttggcgtttgctaggataatggtgattaccattggatcgtcgtgcccgggtattatcccttgagcatcttctcgggtaaatgagatagtaggtagtTCGGGCAgaggactgtcttctcggacgtgatagatttctttgaggtgtctttttcgcgaggatctggatgttcctccgcctgcaaaacctccatttatcatgtgaacatgtctttcaggggttcgcggggtttgttcggcccgatcttcgttgtctccccgccttctctttctggtctcttctcctttctctgctatgtatctgtcgagttttccttctctggctagcttttctataacgttttttaggtcgtagcagtcgttagtagaatgaccgtagagcttgtgatattcacagtattcggaccgatctcttcccgctctcttgtgttttagcggtcggggcggtgggatcttttcggtgtggcatacttctctgtagacgtccactagggagactcggaggggggtgtagttgtggtacttccgtggcttgtccgagttggattcttctttcttcttctgttcccgatctcgatctcggagtgggtaggttgattccttcctagaagagtctcttagctgggaggtttcctccatgttgatatatttctctgcccgctcctgcacctcgtatagggaggtcgggtatcgtttggatagggattggctaaacggtccctcttttaggccgtttgctagtcccatgatggctgcttcagtgggcaagtgttgtatgtctaggcaggctttgttgaatcgctccatgtattctcggagagtttcttggttaccttgcttgatcccgagtagactgggggcatgttttgtcttgtccttttgaatagagaaccttgttaggaattttttggttaggtcttcgaagctggtgattgatctgggtggcaggttgtcgaaccacttcatgctgacttggtgagagtggtggggaaggctttgcaccgaatcgcgtcggaggcgtcgactaggtacattctgcttctgaagttgctgaggtggtgacttggatcggtggtgccgtcgtagagatccatatcgggtggtttgaagtttcgcggtaccttctccttcatgatctctcgcgtgaagggatcatggttgccttcgggggtggtgccgcgttctgttcGGTCTTTCAgattggcctctattttccgcagtttttcttctaattctctgcgctttcgggtctcccttctcagatcttgttcagtttctttctgcttctttatgtcctcttcgagttttttcagtcggtcttgttgtgcccggactgttTCTAGAATCTCCGagttcttctctttttcggaactttgtggatctttgtttgggagtgatgtctttgggcgattctgtttgtttcctcctggagtgcgtggtgatagagggctgtccggtcgttctccggtgtcaatttcgtcctcttgttcagatgcagcgtggtcattgttgagagggtcgtccgccatgatagagggatgacttccaggtccccggcaacggcgccaatgttccgggggttacctgaaacgtgtagctcggtcgtctggtgaggcccgaggtgggggttcagggacccgagcttgatgtgtggagtggttggtggttgtacctgcaatgacactccgatgcttaagttagcatgggtctaagcagatatatgtagaatgtggaatgaatgccatacctgggtgctccagtgtatttatagtagttggccgtgatcttccctggataagatattcttatcttatcttatccttcgggagttttatccctatctttgtggaaccgcctttgctaggccttttcggcctttaggtttgggctgcgttccttttgatgggccttcccttgctttatttgtccgaggtccgacctttaggcgtgagccttaggacgaggtcggaccttttatgaactgaccgagtttggaggagcccggtcagtgTATGAACATTTTCtttcactatttttttatttaaataataacttCATCTTTTAACTTgctaaaagatattaaaattaccaataaaaatcaaaattacaggataaaaatcaaaattttaaaattatggtGAATCTCACCAAATAATCCAAATTATTATAAAACACTTAtacatattttattaatataaaaacgCTTTCATAATGAATGAGTTTTATTAAACTTACCATACCGTGTCACACGGGACAATTCACTAGTATATTCTTAAAACACAtgtaaaaaaaatcattaagaAAATCCAATAATTGGGAAAAGATAAATTTACGTGTGGGAGTTTGAGTCCCATAattgcttgtgtgcgttgccGTGTTTCCATTGGCACGCATCAACCAACCTCGACAGAATACTCCTGCTTGGGTGCTTCCTGCCAACCACCGCCATTAGCATCACTCACTGCCTCCCTCCCAAAAAATCTTACCCGCTaagaaatgaaatgaaattaaaattacaaaaatctCACTATAAATGAGGACATAACACATTTAAACACTGCACACGACAATGCCAACAAACTCGCAGCAACAGTTTCACGCTTTCTACGAAGGATGGATCCAACGGAAACAGACTCTCCTCGACGAGCTTCTCACACTTTCCGACGCTCCCGACTCCCAACACAAACACATCGCTCTCATTGAATCCGTTCTCTCCCACTACCAACAATACTTCGAGCACAAAACACGCCTCCAAAACGACGACGTTTTGCTTCTCTTCTCTCCCACCTGGCTCTCCACCTACGAGCGAGCACTTCTGTGGATGGGAGACTACAAGCCTTCCTTAATCCTCCGCCTCGCCGACACCGCTCTTCAAGATCTCACGCCGGACCAGATCCGTGCGATTGAGAGGGTCAGGGCGGAGACTAGGACCGGGGAGAGGGAGCTTTCTGCTGCAATGGCGGCGTTTCAGGAGAGCGTGGCTAGTCCGCGCGTGTTGCAACGCGCTAGGAGAGTCGGGAGGTTGTTGGATGGGGAGATTGATGAGCTTGATGAGTCTATGGGGGGGATGAGGAACGCCGTGGGAGAGCTTTTTCAGAGAGCGGATGAGTTGAGGGTGGCTACGGTTAGGAAGGTCGTGGCGGTTCTTTCTCCGCCGCAGACGGTTAGGTTTCTTGCCGCAGCCTTGGGGTTTCAGCTACGTGTCAGGCGGTGGGGGATGGAAAGGGACCAGTCCCGTTGACGcctttgactttttttttttaaatctttttcttagaAGTAAAACGAAAACAAGTGCTCTGTGTTTTTTTCCTCACACTGTTCTGTGCAGTGTGAGCTGTTTTTATCATGATGATAATGATTATGATTGTTAATCggatacatttatttatcagtTCCACCATAAGTTTTGGCATCTACATTTATAGTAACTGTGTCATCGTTTCAAATCAATCCTCAGAttctaaattcaaaatatagAAACCACCGGTAGCAATAATTGCTTATTGTAGCCAATATTTTGGGGGCAAGATATACAAATAATCGTATTTTTATAGTGTTAGCGTATTGAATATTGATGCAGTAATTTGTTATGTTTCTTGTATACTCCTTTATCTAGCAGCTTGTGAAATTCTCTTCTCCAATAACAACGTCAGGATTTTGCTCACTCTTTCTCAACTTCACGCCCTAAATCCTCTGTCCTATCACTCACTCTTTTTAGATTTCTCCCCAAATCCTCTTCTCCAACAACAACgcacaattttttattttgctcaTTTCTTCTAGTTTCTCTTCCCAAATCCTCTTTGTGACTTGACTAGCTTATTAAACACAATTAGTTGGTTACTTATATTAGCTAGCTTAGTCAATTAATTAGTTAGAAGTTGTTGAGACAGATATTTTCTACATATTTTTGGAAGTGTTAAATTAGTTGAGTTAGGTGATGGATATGTGTATATACTATATATAGATTATTTGTAACTAGCGGAAGTGTGAGTTCACAGATTGCCTCGTTAACTTTTGCTCATCAATTCAATCTCGATCGCtactcttctcttctctcctcatccattcttctctctctcattcATCTCCTTTATTGTTTCTCTCCCACGGCTACAAGGAGTGAGATTCACTGCCGTCGTCCGTCACACTCAAGCATCATTGTGTTTTCGTCCAGTTCGTCCACACTTCTTTCTCATTCAACAATCGGTGCTTCTTCTTCCAGCTAGTTGTCTATCACTGGTCTTCTTCTGCCGCCGTTTGTTGGGCTCAGGCACCACCATCTTAGTCTGGTCGTCGTGGTCGAAATCTCCAACCCCTCTCCTCATTCACCAAACGCAGCTTCTTCCTCAAGCTCACTATCCAACGTCTGCTTTTAGTTTGCTTAGCCGCACTTTGGCCACCATCCGTCATTCTCATCGCTTGGTTTCCATTTCCGTCACGCTTCTGCCCCTTTGCTTAGACCGTTCAGAACAGAGGCAatggcttttttttttaatttttcgttcTTTGCTCAAAACGAGTATTTTTAAGATTATGTTAGTGTTACTTAGATTGAATCGTTGAATGATTAGTTCTACTCCTATGATGTATTGTATTCtgtttttttgcttttgattgaATCTGATTAGTTCATTATTGGAAAAAACTTTTTAATCTTTGTTAAAATTGTGTTAAACTCTTGCTAAAATTGTGATCAGCAAAAAAAACTTGTtaacaattattaaaattaCGCTGAAAAGtttgttaaaaatttatcaCGTTACTGCTGCTAAAGCATGAGCTTCTATTTGTTTCATTATAATTAGCCTTTTGTTAGGAAAGGAATAAATTGTTCATCTttgcttttaaaatttgtagcaaatttttgtgaattttgatgatggatgaaaaaattttatattggGATTTCATgttttgatattttcttttgttatttgtcTTTTgagtttatattttaataagGTCATAAGATTTTAGTTGATGTAGTACTTTAAATTTAGATGACATTTTAAAGTTTATATTATACTATCATTATGTTTAgtgtatttattatattttattttttattttattataaaataatttttttaagttgaTTAAAGTTAAATTAGTTAGACcaataaattaataaactaataattaaaaatcgaACCCAATTTTCAAAGTCTTGTTCTTAGGCTTATTCTCTTTTCTACCTTTAGTAACTCGCAGCATGGAGTTTGACGAGAGATCCATCTACTTTTTAATATTCTTTTCCATCACTATCCACTTAGTCTTCTAagtttcaaatctttttttccATCATTAGGGATGAAAGTTGGTCAAGTTAGTCACGAGCTTGTTTTAGTCTCGATTCGTTTTATTAAACAAATCAAGTTTTCGCCTTTGAaaaatttattagtttaaaaGGTCATCCCataaacttgaaaaaaaaaccCGTAAAACTTGTTTG is a window encoding:
- the LOC130946314 gene encoding protein ZW2-like codes for the protein MPTNSQQQFHAFYEGWIQRKQTLLDELLTLSDAPDSQHKHIALIESVLSHYQQYFEHKTRLQNDDVLLLFSPTWLSTYERALLWMGDYKPSLILRLADTALQDLTPDQIRAIERVRAETRTGERELSAAMAAFQESVASPRVLQRARRVGRLLDGEIDELDESMGGMRNAVGELFQRADELRVATVRKVVAVLSPPQTVRFLAAALGFQLRVRRWGMERDQSR